One window from the genome of Garra rufa chromosome 1, GarRuf1.0, whole genome shotgun sequence encodes:
- the LOC141326284 gene encoding uncharacterized protein has protein sequence MIRLDIWHFMRRIALGCTTDAHQLYPIFMSRLSACIFEWDAADLSVLRKAKRALLISQGWPSLADEDVNKHLTRNELALHCRRRTRGEETTILLLERLFTELLSSKGNDSLGVPLLDQKRMEHIWSVQKKHVKCIQDPPGVVLYIETGSLTKGGVLLTTYRCARGSTSLESFHLHLNRFIPGTSANSLNFQIYLLEGLHRWNQDREAASLSAEPSALCSYTGELVHCVNSNYEKLFGKKVVPTFCSPACYTGELIGVQYLFQQTGQALQDMNPDSEQNAELIEDLSVEERDEDEGFCDISEDQTITDLEADLSPPSSTLALSGTSVLGSPSPSPVPDPTQGLSQSPTSPGPSGTAVSPVPSETSVSPLPSEPEDAGQKDDEEMAVDSQNVPGYQHVDRLAEYLVDLRGHTALSLTNQEANTIIALWQSLDDQDKQRVVYAARHQKRLLSGRFRVPKRPTQTPGVESTTRCVLGASSAPAQWPDCCRLVETIFIRLCTVHPSPKRKGKGALSRWSLILQDYRRIRQLVLGNSLVMEGTSLQLVEVNQNTLIQWHNNRQKKQELSVLLQGIQLPQSLPEAQEPLQAAKRLRTETEQPAEQHQYKLPESTAGQAKQRQGSSGRPPLRPKAPAQSPVSVTPSAPGASAQMLPNIVLSTGPSFQGVPMLQGLPVLQGLQVVQRLPMVQGMAMVQGIPFVQGMPIIPPTVVQAISSQPAAPTASPQTMPKRPYRRTVEANTCKKCGQFKTSATGHSQYRGRVYCPQTETVTKEQWLEEMRRTIPK, from the exons ATGATACGCTTGGACATCTGGCATTTTATGCGCAGGATTGCCCTGGGGTGTACAACTGATGCCCATCAGCTGTACCCCATCTTCATGTCGCGGCTATCAGCGTGCATCTTTGAATGGGATGCAGCTGATCTCTCAGTGCTTCGCAAAGCAAAGAGAGCGCTATTGATCTCCCAGGGTTGGCCTTCGCTGGCAGATGAAGATGTCAACAAGCATCTTACCAGGAATGAGCTGGCTCTACATTGCCGGAGGAGAACCCGCGGAGAGGAGACTACCATCCTTCTCCTTGAACGGCTGTTTACAGAGCTCTTGAGCAGCAAGGGCAATGACTCCCTGGGTGTTCCTCTCCTGGATCAAAAAAGGATGGAGCACATCTGGAGTGTCCAGAAGAAGCATGTAAAGTGCATCCAAGACCCCCCTGGTGTTGTGCTCTATATAGAGACTGGAAGCTTAACCAAGGGAGGTGTGCTTCTAACGACATACAGATGTGCCAGAGGCTCCACTTCTCTCGAGTCCTTTCACCTACACCTGAACCGTTTCATCCCAG GGACCAGTGCAAACAGTCTTAACTTTCAGATTTATCTGCTGGAGGGACTACACCGGTGGAACCAGGACAGGGAGGCTGCTTCATTGTCAGCAGAACCATCAGCTTTATGCAGCTACACAGGAGAACTTGTTCACTGTGTAAACAGCAACTATGAAAAGCTGTTTGGCAAGAAAGTGGTTCCAACATTTTGTTCCCCTGCCTGTTACACCG gtgAGCTCATTGGAGTCCAGTATCTGTTTCAGCAGACAGGTCAGGCACTGCAGGACATGAATCCAGACTCCGAGCAGAACGCAGAGCTCATTGAAGACCTCAGTGTGGAGGAGCGAGATGAAGATGAGGGCTTCTGTGACATCAGCGAGGATCAGACCATTACTGATCTGGAGGCTGACTTGTCACCACCCTCTTCCACACTTGCACTTAGTGGTACTTCTGTACTGGGCTCTCCATCCCCTTCACCAGTCCCTGACCCTACACAAGGCCTCTCACAGTCTCCCACATCACCTGGACCCTCAGGGACTGCTGTCTCACCTGTCCCATCTGAAACATCTGTTTCACCTCTTCCCTCAGAGCCAGAGGATGCTGGTCAGAAAGATGATGAAGAGATG GCCGTTGACAGCCAAAATGTCCCTGGTTATCAACATGTGGACAGATTGGCAGAATATCTGGTGGATCTCCGGGGTCACACAGCCCTCAGCCTGACCAACCAGGAGGCCAACACCATAATTGCACTTTGGCAGAGCTTGGATGACCAGGACAAGCAACGGGTGGTGTATGCAGCTCGACATCAGAAGAGACTGCTGAGTGGACGCTTCAGAGTACCTAAGAGGCCCACTCAAACCCCTGGAGTAGAGAGCACCACCAGATGTGTGCTGGGTGCAAGCAGCGCACCTGCACAATGGCCTGACTGTTGCCGCCTGGTGGAGACCATCTTCATCAGGCTTTGCACTGTTCACCCAAGCCCCAAAAGAAAAGGCAAGGGAGCGCTGTCAAGATGGTCTCTGATCCTTCAAGACTACAGAAGGATAAGGCAGCTTGTACTGGGCAACAGTTTGGTGATGGAAGGAACATCACTGCAGCTGGTGGAGGTTAACCAGAACACCCTGATTCAGTGGCACAACAACAGACAGAAAAAGCAGGAGCTGTCTGTGCTGCTTCAGGGCATTCAGTTGCCTCAGTCCCTCCCTGAAGCTCAGGAGCCTCTCCAGGCTGCCAAGCGTCTACGGACTGAGACAGAACAACCAGCGGAGCAGCACCAGTACAAGCTACCAGAGAGCACGGCAGGTCAAGCAAAGCAGAGGCAGGGTTCTTCTGGGCGACCCCCTCTCAGACCCAAGGCACCAGCACAGAGTCCTGTGTCAGTTACGCCATCAGCACCTGGAGCATCAGCACAGATGCTACCCAACATAGTCCTATCAACAGGACCAAGTTTTCAGGGAGTGCCAATGCTTCAGGGTTTGCCAGTGCTACAGGGTCTGCAAGTGGTCCAAAGACTGCCAATGGTCCAGGGAATGGCGATGGTTCAGGGAATCCCATTTGTCCAGGGGATGCCAATAATTCCGCCTACAGTTGTGCAGGCCATCAGTTCACAACCTGCTGCACCAACTGCCAGTCCGCAAACCATGCCCAAGAGACCCTACAGGAGAACTGTTGAAGCAAACACTTGTAAGAAGTGTGGGCAGTTTAAAACAAGTGCAACGGGGCATAGCCAGTACAGGGGCAGGGTGTACTGCCCACAGACTGAAACTGTTACAAAAGAACAGTGGCTGGAGGAAATGCGGAGAACCATTCCCAAATAa